Proteins encoded together in one Planctomyces sp. SH-PL14 window:
- the thyX gene encoding FAD-dependent thymidylate synthase: MPNVPLIEELRWKKFPVLDDGFVCLVDCMGDDSAIVQAARVSYGAGTKQVSDDRTLIRYLMRHRHSTPFEMAEIKFLVRVPMDCWRQWIRHRTANVNEYSTRYSVAIDSAQTTDPDEWRMQSEVNRQGSGAHLPHETGVRLTETEKEFQRAAQRLYNERLEAGVAREQARKDLPLCTYTEAYWKVDLHNLLHFLALRMDSHAQWEIRQFATTMGEKILAPLFPVVWEAFVDYRRDASHLSRLEMGVIQRLTADAAGKGAAPPYSQEMFLAAQDVSWKELTRSRERDECRSKLIRMGLVQEP, translated from the coding sequence ATGCCCAATGTGCCGCTGATTGAAGAGCTTCGCTGGAAGAAGTTCCCCGTCCTGGATGACGGGTTCGTCTGTCTCGTCGACTGCATGGGGGATGACTCGGCGATCGTGCAGGCGGCCCGCGTCAGCTACGGGGCGGGGACGAAGCAGGTTTCCGACGACCGGACGCTGATCCGGTATCTGATGCGGCACCGGCACTCGACTCCGTTCGAGATGGCGGAGATCAAGTTCCTGGTCCGGGTTCCGATGGACTGCTGGCGGCAGTGGATCCGGCACCGGACCGCGAACGTCAATGAGTACAGCACGCGGTACTCGGTGGCGATCGATTCGGCGCAGACGACCGATCCGGACGAGTGGCGGATGCAGTCCGAGGTGAACCGGCAGGGAAGCGGTGCGCATCTGCCGCACGAAACCGGCGTGCGGTTGACCGAGACGGAGAAGGAGTTCCAGCGGGCGGCGCAGCGGCTTTACAACGAGCGGCTGGAAGCGGGGGTGGCTCGCGAGCAGGCCCGGAAGGACCTGCCGCTGTGCACCTATACCGAGGCTTACTGGAAGGTGGACCTGCACAACCTGCTTCACTTCCTGGCGCTGCGGATGGACAGCCATGCCCAGTGGGAGATCCGGCAGTTTGCGACGACGATGGGGGAGAAGATTCTGGCGCCGCTGTTCCCCGTGGTGTGGGAGGCGTTTGTCGATTACCGGCGGGATGCGAGTCACCTGTCGCGGCTGGAGATGGGTGTGATTCAGCGGTTGACGGCGGATGCGGCGGGCAAGGGCGCGGCTCCGCCGTATAGCCAGGAGATGTTCCTGGCCGCGCAGGATGTGAGCTGGAAGGAGCTGACCCGGTCGCGGGAGCGGGATGAGTGTCGGTCGAAGCTGATCCGCATGGGCCTGGTCCAGGAGCCGTAA
- a CDS encoding alpha/beta hydrolase-fold protein, whose protein sequence is MRIAWIVAALLGWNTISLMADEPQDRQKGAKLDVQIRVTADYLLYLPKDYDQQEKWPLVLFLHGRGESGNDLDLVKTHGLPKLIAAGKDFPFIVVSPQCPKDSWWNSDVLLALLDDVERHYKVDKERVYVTGLSMGGFGTWNLTFRAPHRFAAIAPVCGGGEAYWAQKIAHVPAWVFHGAKDPVVPLSRSEIMVENMKKKGGDPKLTVYPEAAHDSWTETYDNPELYTWLLSHTLQPPKPEPEKPAAAPEKKP, encoded by the coding sequence ATGCGCATCGCCTGGATCGTCGCAGCCCTCCTGGGATGGAACACCATCTCCCTCATGGCCGATGAGCCCCAAGACCGCCAGAAGGGGGCCAAGCTCGACGTCCAGATCCGGGTCACGGCCGACTACCTCCTCTACCTGCCCAAAGACTACGACCAGCAGGAGAAGTGGCCCCTCGTCCTCTTCCTCCACGGCCGCGGCGAGAGCGGGAACGACCTCGATCTCGTCAAAACGCACGGCCTCCCCAAGCTGATCGCCGCCGGGAAAGACTTCCCCTTCATCGTCGTCTCCCCCCAGTGTCCGAAGGACTCCTGGTGGAACTCGGACGTCCTCCTGGCCCTGCTGGATGACGTCGAACGCCACTACAAGGTCGACAAGGAACGGGTCTACGTCACCGGCCTCAGCATGGGTGGCTTCGGAACCTGGAACCTCACCTTCCGCGCACCGCACCGCTTCGCCGCCATCGCGCCGGTCTGCGGCGGAGGGGAAGCCTACTGGGCCCAGAAGATCGCCCACGTTCCGGCGTGGGTCTTTCACGGAGCCAAGGACCCGGTCGTCCCCCTCTCCCGCTCGGAGATCATGGTCGAGAACATGAAGAAGAAGGGGGGCGATCCAAAGCTCACCGTCTACCCCGAAGCAGCCCACGACTCCTGGACCGAAACTTACGACAACCCCGAGCTCTACACTTGGCTTCTCAGCCACACCCTCCAGCCCCCCAAGCCGGAACCCGAGAAGCCCGCCGCCGCTCCCGAAAAGAAGCCGTAA
- a CDS encoding ABC transporter ATP-binding protein — MIQVENLVKTHHRGDVEIPVLRGVTCSIPRGKFTFIVGPSGSGKSTLLYLLGALDEPTSGRIEVDGRDIAAMTDGERDLFRRQEVGFIFQSFNLISNLDAIDNVLVPYIPLGTSGERRESAETLLRQVGLGHRLDHRPAHLSGGEQQRVAIARALLKRPSLILADEPTGELDSKTGAEIFGYLRQLQADNGATVVTVTHDHRYIRPDDHVLEIGDGVIVRSSVHAAS, encoded by the coding sequence ATGATTCAGGTCGAAAACCTCGTCAAGACGCACCACCGCGGGGACGTCGAGATCCCGGTTCTGCGGGGAGTGACCTGCTCCATTCCGCGGGGCAAGTTCACGTTCATCGTCGGTCCCTCGGGGAGCGGCAAGAGCACGCTCCTCTACCTGCTCGGCGCGCTCGACGAGCCGACCTCCGGGCGGATCGAAGTCGACGGACGGGACATCGCCGCGATGACGGACGGCGAGCGGGACCTGTTCCGCCGGCAGGAAGTCGGGTTCATCTTTCAGAGCTTCAACCTCATCTCGAACCTGGATGCCATCGACAACGTCCTGGTCCCCTACATCCCGCTCGGGACTTCAGGAGAGCGGCGCGAGTCAGCGGAGACGCTGCTCAGGCAGGTCGGCCTGGGCCACCGGCTCGACCATCGCCCGGCCCACCTCTCGGGAGGAGAGCAGCAGCGGGTGGCGATTGCCCGGGCACTCCTCAAACGGCCGTCGCTGATCCTGGCCGATGAGCCGACCGGGGAACTCGACAGCAAGACCGGCGCGGAGATCTTCGGATACCTCCGGCAGCTCCAGGCGGACAACGGCGCGACCGTGGTGACGGTCACCCACGACCATCGCTACATCCGACCGGACGATCACGTGCTGGAGATCGGCGACGGCGTCATCGTCCGCTCGTCCGTCCACGCCGCTTCGTGA
- a CDS encoding MBL fold metallo-hydrolase: MLVHHLNCGYLHAPPNPKVGCHCLLLQEGNRLALIDTGMGLDDVRAPVERFGQTLIDLAGFQFREEDTAVRQIEAFGLDPARVTDIVLTHGDPDHAGGLSDFPAARVHVCDRERVAIEERGPRYLPVQFAHGPRWYVVTSFPDRWYGVPAAPLPLAFDAPVLLVQLHGHTLGHCGVAVRQGDRWLLHVGDAYYLRVELETDDHPVAQLAAIRADDDAARRANLEHLRRIDREHPTEVTMFGYHDLGERSL; encoded by the coding sequence ATGCTGGTCCACCACCTGAACTGCGGCTACCTCCACGCTCCCCCGAACCCGAAAGTCGGCTGTCACTGCCTGCTTCTCCAAGAGGGGAACCGCCTGGCCCTGATCGATACCGGAATGGGGCTCGACGACGTCCGCGCACCCGTCGAACGGTTCGGCCAGACGCTGATCGACCTCGCCGGTTTCCAGTTCCGCGAAGAAGACACGGCGGTCCGGCAGATCGAGGCGTTCGGGCTCGATCCGGCGCGGGTCACCGACATCGTCCTCACCCACGGCGATCCCGACCACGCCGGCGGACTGTCCGACTTTCCCGCGGCGCGGGTTCACGTCTGCGACCGGGAGCGTGTGGCGATCGAGGAGAGGGGACCGCGCTACCTGCCGGTCCAGTTCGCGCACGGCCCCCGCTGGTACGTGGTCACGTCTTTTCCGGACCGCTGGTACGGAGTTCCCGCCGCCCCGCTCCCGCTCGCCTTCGACGCGCCGGTGCTCCTCGTCCAGCTTCACGGCCACACCCTGGGACACTGCGGCGTCGCGGTCCGTCAGGGTGACCGCTGGCTCCTGCACGTCGGCGATGCCTACTACCTCCGGGTCGAGCTGGAGACCGACGACCATCCGGTCGCGCAACTGGCCGCGATCCGGGCTGACGACGACGCGGCCCGCCGGGCGAACCTCGAACACCTCCGCCGGATCGACCGGGAACACCCGACCGAAGTCACGATGTTCGGATATCATGACCTGGGCGAACGGTCCTTGTAG
- a CDS encoding alpha/beta hydrolase, which translates to MRRTVVSSLASLLTVAVISGAAGLSSAQEPAAPKTPPKEAPKPAAAPRKAPATGPEATGPAPTMADVAYGTHPKQVLHFWKADTKEPAPLLFYIHGGGWQGGDRLRGFGPSVPNYLKEGISVVSVEYRFIREAMADNVVPPVKGPLHDAARALQFVRSKAKEWNIDKTRVAASGGSAGACTSLWLAFHDDLADPKSDDPIARESTRLLCAAVNGAQTTLDPQQMKEWTPNSKYGSHAFGIFKEVNGKPVTDFAMFLSERERILPWIQEYSPYALVTSDDPPIYMSYGAPPALGKDEKDPTHTANFGVKLQEKLKEAGVPCELVYPGAADVKHKRTVDYVIDSLTAKPAK; encoded by the coding sequence ATGCGTCGCACAGTCGTCTCTTCACTGGCCAGCCTGTTGACCGTCGCGGTGATCTCCGGCGCGGCCGGTCTGTCGTCCGCTCAGGAACCGGCGGCTCCCAAAACCCCGCCGAAGGAAGCCCCCAAACCGGCCGCCGCCCCCCGGAAGGCGCCCGCAACTGGTCCGGAAGCGACGGGCCCCGCACCGACGATGGCCGACGTCGCCTACGGAACACACCCCAAACAGGTGCTCCACTTCTGGAAGGCGGACACCAAAGAACCAGCGCCGCTCCTGTTCTACATCCACGGCGGCGGCTGGCAGGGGGGCGATCGGCTCCGCGGCTTCGGACCATCGGTCCCGAACTACCTGAAAGAGGGGATCTCGGTCGTCTCGGTCGAGTACCGGTTCATTCGCGAGGCGATGGCCGACAACGTCGTCCCGCCGGTCAAGGGGCCGCTGCACGACGCCGCCCGGGCCCTGCAGTTCGTCCGCAGCAAGGCGAAGGAATGGAACATTGACAAGACCCGCGTCGCCGCTTCGGGCGGAAGCGCCGGCGCCTGCACGAGCCTCTGGCTCGCCTTCCATGACGATCTGGCGGATCCGAAGAGCGACGACCCGATCGCCCGCGAGTCTACGCGGCTCCTGTGCGCCGCGGTCAACGGTGCCCAGACCACGCTCGACCCGCAGCAGATGAAGGAGTGGACCCCCAACAGCAAGTACGGCAGCCACGCCTTCGGGATCTTCAAAGAGGTCAACGGCAAGCCGGTGACGGACTTTGCGATGTTCCTCTCGGAGCGGGAACGGATTCTTCCGTGGATCCAGGAGTACTCCCCCTACGCCCTCGTCACTTCAGACGATCCCCCGATCTACATGTCCTACGGAGCTCCGCCGGCACTCGGCAAAGACGAAAAGGACCCGACCCACACCGCCAACTTCGGCGTGAAGCTCCAGGAGAAGCTGAAGGAGGCGGGAGTTCCCTGCGAACTCGTCTATCCCGGGGCGGCGGATGTGAAGCACAAGCGGACGGTGGATTACGTCATCGACAGTCTGACGGCGAAGCCCGCGAAGTAA
- a CDS encoding DUF1559 domain-containing protein: MSAPLSRQRGFTLIELLVVIAIIAVLVAILLPAIQQAREAARASQCRNNLKQIGIAMHSYHETHGTFPPGIIDPTAPTTSPPKCVPVNATRFWGGHVFIFPYMDQGAIYNRVTPGDGPCGLPLESFTWDGKELLKTPFPSYMCPSDTGPDVNPFYRGYSKSNYPVSEIISNVNTRTRIRDILDGTSNVLMHAERSLKQNPAGARQTAAIVWGRNDISDAGWKFRVNFPINTPNPTTSTANGIGADNGCVRHGIASNHVGGANVLLCDGAVRFVGENIAINPATADTTTCIGMNTNQAGPGFILNNLLFMDDGRTVGDF, encoded by the coding sequence ATGTCCGCCCCCTTAAGCCGGCAGCGCGGCTTTACGCTGATTGAGCTGCTTGTCGTCATCGCCATCATCGCCGTTCTGGTGGCCATTCTGCTCCCCGCCATTCAACAGGCTCGGGAAGCCGCCCGCGCGTCGCAGTGCCGCAACAATCTCAAGCAGATTGGGATTGCGATGCACAGCTACCACGAAACACACGGGACGTTCCCGCCGGGGATTATCGATCCGACTGCGCCGACGACATCGCCGCCGAAGTGCGTGCCAGTCAACGCAACGCGTTTCTGGGGCGGCCACGTCTTCATCTTCCCCTACATGGACCAGGGGGCGATCTACAACAGGGTGACACCGGGAGACGGTCCCTGCGGCCTGCCGCTCGAGTCGTTCACGTGGGACGGCAAGGAACTGCTGAAGACTCCGTTTCCGTCCTACATGTGTCCGTCGGACACGGGACCGGATGTGAATCCGTTCTACCGCGGCTACTCGAAGAGCAACTACCCGGTCAGTGAGATCATCTCGAACGTCAACACACGGACCCGGATCCGCGACATTCTCGACGGAACGAGCAACGTCCTGATGCACGCCGAACGGTCGCTCAAGCAGAACCCGGCGGGGGCCCGACAGACCGCGGCGATCGTCTGGGGACGGAACGACATCAGCGACGCCGGCTGGAAGTTCCGGGTCAACTTCCCGATCAATACGCCGAATCCCACGACGTCGACTGCCAACGGCATCGGCGCAGACAACGGCTGCGTCCGGCACGGAATCGCGAGCAATCACGTGGGCGGGGCGAATGTGCTGCTCTGCGACGGAGCCGTGCGATTCGTCGGCGAAAACATTGCCATCAATCCGGCCACGGCCGACACGACGACTTGCATCGGCATGAATACCAACCAGGCGGGGCCGGGGTTCATCCTCAACAACCTGCTGTTCATGGACGACGGGCGAACTGTGGGCGACTTCTAA
- a CDS encoding thiol-disulfide oxidoreductase DCC family protein, whose translation MPAPAYRPWEVEVFFDGACPLCRREIAMLRRWDRRGVIRFTDIATPDFDPTPLGQTQEALMAEIHGRLPDGTLIKGVEVFRRLYAAVGLGPLVLLTRLPVASHALDWGYRRFARNRLKLTGRCPTGSCTIESCPLPPASPPRDGVASNSLTSKSG comes from the coding sequence ATGCCCGCACCGGCCTACCGTCCCTGGGAAGTCGAAGTCTTCTTCGACGGCGCCTGCCCGCTCTGCCGCCGGGAAATCGCCATGCTCCGCCGCTGGGACCGCCGCGGCGTCATCCGCTTCACCGACATCGCCACACCCGACTTCGACCCGACACCGCTCGGCCAGACCCAGGAAGCCCTGATGGCCGAGATCCACGGCCGCCTGCCCGACGGCACGTTGATCAAAGGAGTCGAAGTCTTCCGGCGACTCTACGCCGCCGTCGGCCTGGGCCCGCTGGTCCTGCTCACGCGGCTTCCGGTCGCCTCGCACGCCCTCGACTGGGGCTACCGCCGGTTCGCCCGCAACCGCCTCAAGCTGACCGGCCGCTGCCCGACGGGAAGCTGTACCATTGAAAGCTGTCCCCTGCCCCCCGCTTCGCCACCCCGCGACGGCGTTGCGTCGAACAGTCTCACTTCGAAATCAGGGTGA
- the ggt gene encoding gamma-glutamyltransferase, whose protein sequence is MRLRVSLGVLMLLWTTRVAQAEPVSPGARFERGVVAADHPAASEAGAEMLRRGGNVVDAAVATSFALSVVRPASSGIGGGGFMVIWNARTQKAVALDYRERAPKQATADMFVGKPGASEHGGLAVAVPGTVAGLCHALREYGTLDLPTVLAPAIRLSREGVPVDEHDTDTAKEMERRFAQQPEWKDRFANLWAGYIEPIRKPGGRFHSPQLRTLERIAAEGRDGFYRGAVAEAIVAEVRRTGGILSLDDLAAMQPVTREPIRAAFGQWNILTMPPPSSGGIAIAETLGILSAYERQHPEWSLVGAGHNSPETIHVVTEALKHAFADRAEFLGDADFVEVPVNRLLEPARLERLAGRIDPAGTKPPGTYGRFEPPRDGGTSHFSVMDREGNAVACTETINLTYGSFVVVPEYGVVLNNEMDDFTAVPGKPNAFGLIQSAGNAVAPGKKPLSSMSPTLVFRKEEPNPVAALGASGGPRIITTTLQVLLNVTAFELSPTEAVVAPRFHHQWMPDELLLEPGLFEGSAGALEGLRHKAIRRGRLAVGQLVVRGKEGLWGVSDPRKHGAPAGW, encoded by the coding sequence ATGCGGCTTCGCGTTTCCCTCGGCGTGTTGATGCTTCTGTGGACGACTCGCGTCGCGCAAGCGGAGCCCGTCTCGCCCGGCGCCCGGTTCGAACGGGGAGTCGTCGCCGCGGACCATCCGGCGGCCAGCGAGGCCGGGGCCGAAATGCTCCGCCGCGGCGGAAACGTAGTCGATGCCGCAGTGGCGACTTCGTTCGCCCTCTCAGTCGTCCGGCCGGCGAGCTCCGGGATCGGCGGCGGCGGGTTCATGGTGATCTGGAACGCCCGCACCCAGAAGGCGGTTGCCCTCGACTACCGCGAACGGGCCCCCAAACAGGCGACGGCCGACATGTTCGTCGGCAAGCCGGGAGCGAGCGAGCACGGCGGGCTGGCGGTCGCCGTTCCCGGGACCGTCGCTGGACTGTGTCACGCCCTTCGGGAGTACGGCACCCTCGATCTGCCGACGGTCCTGGCCCCGGCGATCCGGCTCTCCCGCGAAGGAGTCCCGGTCGACGAGCACGACACCGATACGGCAAAGGAGATGGAGCGGCGATTCGCACAGCAGCCGGAATGGAAAGACCGGTTTGCGAACCTGTGGGCCGGCTACATCGAGCCGATCCGCAAACCAGGTGGGCGGTTTCATTCCCCGCAGCTGCGGACGCTCGAGCGGATCGCCGCCGAGGGGCGGGACGGGTTCTATCGAGGGGCCGTGGCCGAGGCGATCGTGGCCGAAGTCCGGCGGACGGGGGGGATCCTGTCACTCGACGACCTGGCGGCGATGCAGCCGGTGACCCGCGAACCGATCCGCGCCGCGTTCGGCCAGTGGAACATCCTGACCATGCCGCCGCCGTCGAGCGGGGGGATCGCGATTGCCGAGACCCTCGGAATCCTTTCCGCGTACGAGCGGCAGCATCCGGAGTGGTCGCTCGTCGGGGCGGGGCACAATTCCCCGGAGACGATCCACGTCGTGACCGAGGCCCTGAAGCACGCCTTCGCCGACCGGGCGGAGTTTCTGGGGGATGCCGACTTCGTGGAGGTGCCGGTGAACCGGCTGCTGGAGCCCGCCCGGCTCGAGCGGCTCGCCGGCCGCATCGATCCGGCCGGCACGAAGCCGCCGGGGACGTACGGACGGTTCGAGCCGCCGCGCGACGGGGGGACAAGCCACTTCTCGGTCATGGACCGGGAGGGAAACGCGGTGGCGTGCACGGAGACGATCAATCTGACTTACGGCAGCTTTGTCGTGGTTCCCGAGTACGGGGTGGTGCTCAACAACGAGATGGACGACTTCACGGCGGTCCCGGGGAAGCCGAACGCCTTCGGTTTGATCCAGTCGGCCGGGAATGCGGTGGCGCCGGGAAAGAAGCCTCTGTCGAGCATGTCCCCCACGCTCGTGTTCCGGAAGGAGGAGCCGAACCCGGTCGCGGCGCTGGGGGCGTCCGGGGGGCCGCGGATCATCACGACGACGCTTCAGGTCCTTCTCAACGTGACGGCGTTCGAGCTCTCGCCGACGGAAGCGGTCGTCGCGCCGCGGTTCCACCATCAATGGATGCCGGACGAGCTGCTGCTCGAGCCGGGGCTCTTTGAGGGTAGTGCGGGGGCGCTCGAAGGCCTCCGTCACAAGGCGATCCGCCGGGGACGTCTGGCGGTCGGGCAGCTGGTAGTGCGGGGAAAAGAGGGCCTATGGGGGGTGAGCGATCCGCGGAAACACGGCGCTCCGGCCGGGTGGTAA